The window AGTTCCGGGGCGGCACGATGACGCTCTCCTGGGATCCCGAGCGTGCCCAGGTGGTCGTCGAGGTCTTTCCCTTCACCGAGGCGGCCGTCGTGGCACCCGATCAAGTCGGCGATGACCTCGCGGAGCCCGAACCCGACGAGATCTTTCTGGTCAGACTGGCTCCCGGCCAGGCCCGCGCTTTCGTGCAGCGAGCCGAACTCGTCGTGGAGGCGGGTCGCCCGAGTTGTCCGTTCTGCGGAGGGCCGATCGACCCCGAGGGTCACCTCTGCGTCCGCGCCAACGGCTTTCGACGCCGCGATCCGTGAAGATCCCAACCGGGGAGCTGGTCCTGCACGGGCGGGTGCTGCCAGCGTCCAACGCCACCTTCTTCGGCGACCTGAACGGGACCAGAGTGGTCTACAAGCCGATCGCGGGGGAGCGCCCGCTGTGGGACTTCCCCGACGGCACCCTCGCTGGTCGTGAGGTCGCCTCCTTCCTGGTCTCGGCCACGACCGGGTGGGACGTGGTGCCGCAGACCTGGCTCGGGGACGGCCCGCACGGTGCGGGGATGCTGCAACGCTGGCAGGAGCCCGACCCGGACCAGAATCCGGTCGACCTCGTGTCGGCAGGTCAGGCGCCGCAGGGCTGGCTCGAAGTCTTCGACGGCCTCGATGGCCACGACCGCCCAGTCACCCTGATCCACGAGGACACCGAGGCGCTGCGGCGGATGGCGGTCTTCGACCTGTTGGTCAACAACGCCGACCGCAAGGGTGGACACGTGCTGCCGATGGGCGACGGCCACCGGTTCGGAGTCGACCATGGCGTGACCTTCCACGTCGAGCACAAGCTGCGTACGGTCCTGTGGGGCTGGGCAGGCGAGCCACTCACCGAGGATGAGCTGGAGGGGGTCGAACGCCTACGCGTAGCAGTGCCGGGGGCGCTCGGTGAGGCATTGGCGTCTCTGGTGACTCAGCGCGAGATTGCGCAACTCGTACGTCGCTGCGAGCGGGTGCTGCGCGACGCGAGGTTCCCCGAGCCGGGCGCGGAGTGGCCCGTGATCCCCTGGCCGCCGTTCTGACCCCGACGCGGTTCCCGAGTGGGTGGTGGTTTCGAGACGGGCTGCGCCCTCCTCAACCACCGACAGTGCGGGTCTGCGTGTGGGTGGCGGTTTCGAGACGGGCTGCGCCCTCCTCAACCACCGACAGTGCGGGTCTGCGTGTGGGTTGTGGTTTCGAGACGGGCTGCGCCCTCCTCAACCACCGGCAGTGCGGGCGTCTCGAAACCACGGGGACTCGGTGACTAGAGTTCGCCGCATGCATGCGTGGCCGGCACCTGACGTCCCCCAGTTCGATGTCCGCGGCCCTGCCGTACGAGTGCACGACACGGCCACCGGACGCCTGGTCCAGACCGACCCCGCGGGCGTGGCCCGCTTCTATGTCTGCGGGATCACGCCGTACGACGCGACTCACATGGGGCATGCGGCGACGTACGTCGGGTTCGACCTACTCAACCGTGCCTGGCGCAGCGCCGGGCACGAGGTGACGTACGTCCAGAACGTCACCGACGTCGACGACCCCCTGCTCGAACGTGCCGACAAGATCAACATCGACTGGCGGGAGTTGGCCCTACGCGAGACCCAACTCTTCCGCGACGACATGACGGCGCTGCGCGTGATTCCGCCCGCGCACTACATCGGGGCCGTGGAGTCGATCGAACTCGTGCACGAGTTGATCAAGGATCTCGAAGCGCGAGGGGCCACCTATCGCGTGGCGGACGACCTCTACTTCGAGGTCGGCAAAGACCCGCGCTTCGGGCAGGAGTCGGGTTGGACGCGCGAGCAGATGCTCGACATCTATGGCGAGCGCGGTGGCGACCCCGAACGCGAGGGCAAACGCGATCCACTCGACTGCGTACTCTGGCGCGCCGAACGTCCGGGCGAGCCGTCGTGGCCCAGTCCGTGGGGCCCGGGGCGCCCGGGATGGCATATCGAGTGCACCGCGATCGCGCTGCAGCATCTCGGCGGTGGATTCGACGTCCAGGGTGGCGGTTCGGACCTGGTCTTCCCGCACCACGAGATGTCAGCGTCGCACTCACACGTCGCGGGTGATGACCCCTTCGCTAAGGCGTACGTGCACGCGGGGATGGTCGCCTACGACGGCGAGAAGATGTCGAAGTCCAAGGGCAACCTCGTCTTCGTCTCCGCGCTTCGCAACAGCGATGTCGACCCGATGGCGATCCGATTGGTGCTGCTGCGCCACCACTACCGCGGTGATTGGGAGTGGACCGACGACCAGCTCTGGGATGCGGTCGACACGCTGGATCGGTGGCGTCGTGCGTTGGCATTAGGAGCGGGAGCCCCCGCGGCGCCCGTCGTGGAGGGCGTCCTGGCCGCCCTCGCCGAAGATCTCGACGCACCCCGTGCGCTGGCACTCGTCGGTGGATGGGTCGACGCCACCCTCGGGGAGGACCACCTCGCCGATCACACCGACCCCGACGCCGCGGCTACCGTGCGTACGCTCCTCGACGCAGCGCTGGGTCTGGCGCTCTAGTCTTCGTTCCCGCCGCGCTTGAGATACTGCTCGAACTCCCGGGCGATCGCCTCACCGCTCGCCTCCGGAAGATCGGTGGTGTCGCGGGTCTCCTCCAGGGCACGGACGTAGTCGGCGATGTCCTCGTCCTCCTCGGCGAGTTCGTCGACGCCCTCCTCCCAGGCTCGCGCGGCATCGGCCAGGTCGCCCAAAGGCAGCGACGCCTCCAATAACTCTTCCAGCGCCCCCAGCAGTGCCAGCGTGGCCTTGGGGCACGGCGGTTGAGCCACATAATGCGGAACCGCGGCCCAGTAGGACGCCGAGGGGATGTCGAGTTTGACGCACGCGTCCTGCAGCACGCCGACGATCCCGGTCGGCCCCTCGTACGTCGACGGCTCGACTCGCAACCGATCGATGAGGTCGAGTTCGGTCGCGTTGCCGTGCACCGGGATGGGGCGGGTGTGGGGCGTGTCGGCCAGAAGCGCGCCCAGTGTCACGAACAACTCCGCGCCGAGGCCATCGCACGCGGCCAACAACTCCGCGCAGAACTGGCGCCACCGCAGATTCGGTTCGATGCCGCGGACCAAGATGATGTCGCGGTCCAGCTCTGGCGGCGACGCGATCGCGATATGTGTGGTCGGCCAGGTGATCCCTCGGTGGCCCCGACTATCGGTGCCGACCAGCGGACGATTCACCTGGAAGTCATAGAAGTCCTCGGGGTCGACCGCCCCGATGATCTTGGCGTTCCAGGCTCTGATCAGATGATGTACGACGCCCGATGCGGCGTCGGCGGCGTCGTTCCAGCCTTCGAAAGCGGCGATCACCACCGGATTGACGAGTTCACCCACTTCATCGATCTCGATCACTGCGTCAGCCTAATCAGTGCCGTCCAGTGCTCGGTCGCGATTCGGGTTCAGCGGCGCGGGATGCGACCATGCGGCAGTGCCTGACCTGAGAGATGACGCCAGTGAAAGCCTGACCGCGATCCTCAACGACAGGGTTCTCGTCCTCGACGGAGCGATGGGAACGATGATCCAGACGTACGGGCTGGAGGAGGCCGACTACCGCGGCGAGAAGTGGGCCGACTGGACCCGCGACCTGCGAGGCAACGCCGACGCTCTAAGCGTTTCGCGACCTGACGTGATCCGCGAGATCCACGAGGGCTACCTCGAAGCCGGCGCCGACATCATCACGACCAACACGTTCAACGCCCAGCGCATCTCCCAGGCCGACTATGGCCTTGAGGACGTGGCGTACGAGCTCAACGTGGCGGCTGCCAGGCTCGCGCGCGACGCGGCCGATCGGGTGTCGACCCAGGAGCGGCCACGCTTCGTCGCTGGTGGGCTCGGCCCCACCAACCGCACCGCGTCGATCAGTCCCGACGTGAATGACCCCGGCGCGCGCAACACCTCGTTCGAGGAACTCGTCGACGCCTATCTCGAACAGGCCAACGGCCTGGTTGATGGCGGAGTCGACATCCTCTTGGTCGAGACGATCTTCGACACCCTCAACGCCAAGGCGGCGATCTTCGCTCTCGAGACGCTCTTCGAAGAGCGCGGGCGCCGGTGGCCGGTGATCATCTCCGGCACGATCACCGACGCGTCGGGACGTACGTTGAGCGGCCAGGTAGTCGAGGCGTTCTGGAACTCCGTACGCCACGCCAAACCGCTGGCGATCGGACTCAACTGTGCGCTCGGCGCCGCCGAGATGCGGCCCTACCTGGCCGAACTCAGCGGACTCGCGGACACCCACGTGTCGAGCTATCCCAACAACGGCCTGCCCAACGAGTTCGGGGAGTACGACGACAGCCCGGAGGTCTTCGCCGAACAGGTCTCGGAGTTCGCCACGAGCGGCCTGGTCAATCTGATCGGCGGCTGCTGTGGCACGACGTACGACCACATCCGGGTGCTGGCCGAGGCTGTCGCGGACACATCCTCGCGACCGGCGGCCGCACATCGCCCCGGCATGCACCTGTCGGGCCTGGAGCCATTCAACATCACCGAGGACAGCCTGTTCGTCAATGTCGGTGAGCGCACGAACATCACCGGGTCGGCCCGTTTTCGTCGGTTGATCAAGGACAACGACTACGACACGGCACTCACCGTCGCCGCGCAGCAGGTCGAGGCCGGGGCGCAGGTCATCGACGTCAACATGGACGAGGGCATGATCGACGGCGTCGCGGCGATGGACCGCTTCACCAAGCTGATCGCCTCGGAGCCCGACATCTCGCGAGTGCCGATCATGGTCGACTCGTCGAAGTGGGACGTGATCGAGGCCGGCCTGCGCAACGTGCAGGGCAAGGCGATCGTCAACTCGATCTCGATGAAAGAGGGAGAGGAGAAGTTCCGCGAGCAGGCGCGGCTCGTACGCAAGTACGGCGCGGCGGCAGTCGTGATGGCCTTCGATGAGGAGGGGCAGGCCGACAACCTCGAACGTCGTAAGGCGATCTGCGAACGGGCCTATCGGATCCTGGTCGACGAGGTGGGTTTCCCAGCCGAGGACATCATCTTCGACCCCAATGTCTTCGCCATCGCGACAGGCATTGAGGAGCACGCGGCGTACGGTCGCGACTTCATCGAGGCCACCCGCTGGATCAAGCAGAACCTCCCCGGCGCCCTGGTGAGCGGCGGCATCTCCAACGTGTCGTTCTCCTTCCGAGGAAACAACCCCGTGCGTGAGGCGATCCACGCAGTCTTCCTGTTCCACGCCATCGAGGCGGGCCTCGACATGGGCATCGTCAACGCAGGCGCCCTGGTGGTCTACGACCAGGTCGACCCCGAGTTGCGCGAACGGATCGAGGACGTCGTCCTCAACCGCCGTCCCGACGCGGGGGAGCGGCTGCTGGAGATCGCGTCGAGCTTCAACAAGGCAGCCGATGCCGAGGACGAAGCCGAGGACGAGTGGCGCTCGCTGCCGATCCGCGAACGCATCACGCACTCCCTGGTGAAGGGTCTGGATCAGCACATCGAGGCCGACACCGAGATCCTTCGCGCCGAACTCTTCGAGGCCGGCCGACGCCCCTTGGAGGTGATCGAGGGTCCGTTGATGGACGGCATGGGTGTCGTGGGCGACCTCTTCGGTGCGGGCAAGATGTTCCTGCCGCAGGTCGTCAAGAGCGCGCGCGTGATGAAGAAGGCGGTGGCGTACCTGATCCCCTTCATCGAGGAGGAGAAGGCCAACAACCCCGAGCTCGCCGCAGCCAAGGACACCAACGGGACCATCGTCACGGCGACCGTGAAGGGCGACGTACACGACATCGGCAAGAACATCGTGGGCGTGGTCTTGCAGTGCAACAACTACGAAGTGATCGACCTCGGGGTGATGGTTCCGGCGCAGAAGATCCTGGACGCGGCCGTCGAGCACGACGCGGACATCATCGGACTCTCCGGGCTGATCACGCCGTCGTTGGACGAGATGGTGCATTTCGCGTCCGAGATGCAGCGCCAGGGCGTGTCGCTGCCGTTGCTCATCGGCGGGGCCACGACCTCACGCGCGCATACTGCGGTGAAGATCGATCCGAAGTACGACGGCCCGGTCGTGTGGGTCAAGGACGCGTCGCGCTCCGTACCTGTCGTGTCGCAGCTGTTGAATCCCACGCAGCGCGAGGCGCTGATGGCGACGGTCAAGGACGACTTCGACGCATTGCGCAAGCGCCACGCGGCCAAGCACGACCGACCGATGGTGTCGCTGGCGGATGCGCGGGCGAACGCCCCGGCCCTCGACTGGTCCTCGTACGAACCCCCGGCGCCCGCAAACCCGGGCGTCACAGTGCTCTCGGACTACGACCTTGCCGAGTTGCGCGAGTTCATCGACTGGCAGCCGTTCTTCAACGCCTGGGAGATGAAGGGCAAGTTCCCCGACATCCTGAACAACCCCACCACGGGCGAGGCGGCGCGCAAGCTCTTCGATGACGCCCAGGAGATGCTCGACCGTGTGATCGCGGAGAAGTGGCTGACAGCGAATGGCGTCATCGGGTTCTTCCCGGCCAACGCGGTCGGCGACGACGTGCTCGTGTACGCGTCTGAGGAACGCTCGGAGGTGCTGACCACCCTGCACCACCTACGCCAACAGGGCCTGCACCGCGAAGGCATCCCCAACAAGGCACTCTCCGACTACGTCGCACCGTCGTCGACCGGCCTCGCCGACCACATCGGCGCCTTCGCCGTCACCGCGGGCCTCGGCGCGCAGGAGCGGATCATGGCGTTCAAGGAGGAGTTGGACGACTACTCGGCGATCCTGCTGGAGTCGCTGGCAGACCGTCTGGCCGAGGCGTTCGCGGAGCGGCTGCACCAGCGCGTACGCACGGAGTTCTGGGGGTTCGTGCCGTCCGAAGACTCGTTGTCCAACGATGATCTGATTGCCGAGCGTTATCAGGGCATCCGGCCCGCACCGGGCTACCCCGCCTGTCCCGAGCACACCGAGAAGAAGACGCTCTGGTCGTTGCTGGACG of the Nocardioides sp. genome contains:
- a CDS encoding DUF3090 domain-containing protein, with amino-acid sequence MPVIHEFDPPERFVAGTVGEPGDRTFFLQARSGARLVSVALEKQQVAALAERMDELLDELMNAQGVSTLIPAVAPVGLQDAEPLDQPIEEEFRGGTMTLSWDPERAQVVVEVFPFTEAAVVAPDQVGDDLAEPEPDEIFLVRLAPGQARAFVQRAELVVEAGRPSCPFCGGPIDPEGHLCVRANGFRRRDP
- a CDS encoding SCO1664 family protein gives rise to the protein MKIPTGELVLHGRVLPASNATFFGDLNGTRVVYKPIAGERPLWDFPDGTLAGREVASFLVSATTGWDVVPQTWLGDGPHGAGMLQRWQEPDPDQNPVDLVSAGQAPQGWLEVFDGLDGHDRPVTLIHEDTEALRRMAVFDLLVNNADRKGGHVLPMGDGHRFGVDHGVTFHVEHKLRTVLWGWAGEPLTEDELEGVERLRVAVPGALGEALASLVTQREIAQLVRRCERVLRDARFPEPGAEWPVIPWPPF
- the mshC gene encoding cysteine--1-D-myo-inosityl 2-amino-2-deoxy-alpha-D-glucopyranoside ligase codes for the protein MHAWPAPDVPQFDVRGPAVRVHDTATGRLVQTDPAGVARFYVCGITPYDATHMGHAATYVGFDLLNRAWRSAGHEVTYVQNVTDVDDPLLERADKINIDWRELALRETQLFRDDMTALRVIPPAHYIGAVESIELVHELIKDLEARGATYRVADDLYFEVGKDPRFGQESGWTREQMLDIYGERGGDPEREGKRDPLDCVLWRAERPGEPSWPSPWGPGRPGWHIECTAIALQHLGGGFDVQGGGSDLVFPHHEMSASHSHVAGDDPFAKAYVHAGMVAYDGEKMSKSKGNLVFVSALRNSDVDPMAIRLVLLRHHYRGDWEWTDDQLWDAVDTLDRWRRALALGAGAPAAPVVEGVLAALAEDLDAPRALALVGGWVDATLGEDHLADHTDPDAAATVRTLLDAALGLAL
- a CDS encoding PAC2 family protein, with the protein product MIEIDEVGELVNPVVIAAFEGWNDAADAASGVVHHLIRAWNAKIIGAVDPEDFYDFQVNRPLVGTDSRGHRGITWPTTHIAIASPPELDRDIILVRGIEPNLRWRQFCAELLAACDGLGAELFVTLGALLADTPHTRPIPVHGNATELDLIDRLRVEPSTYEGPTGIVGVLQDACVKLDIPSASYWAAVPHYVAQPPCPKATLALLGALEELLEASLPLGDLADAARAWEEGVDELAEEDEDIADYVRALEETRDTTDLPEASGEAIAREFEQYLKRGGNED
- the metH gene encoding methionine synthase; this translates as MPDLRDDASESLTAILNDRVLVLDGAMGTMIQTYGLEEADYRGEKWADWTRDLRGNADALSVSRPDVIREIHEGYLEAGADIITTNTFNAQRISQADYGLEDVAYELNVAAARLARDAADRVSTQERPRFVAGGLGPTNRTASISPDVNDPGARNTSFEELVDAYLEQANGLVDGGVDILLVETIFDTLNAKAAIFALETLFEERGRRWPVIISGTITDASGRTLSGQVVEAFWNSVRHAKPLAIGLNCALGAAEMRPYLAELSGLADTHVSSYPNNGLPNEFGEYDDSPEVFAEQVSEFATSGLVNLIGGCCGTTYDHIRVLAEAVADTSSRPAAAHRPGMHLSGLEPFNITEDSLFVNVGERTNITGSARFRRLIKDNDYDTALTVAAQQVEAGAQVIDVNMDEGMIDGVAAMDRFTKLIASEPDISRVPIMVDSSKWDVIEAGLRNVQGKAIVNSISMKEGEEKFREQARLVRKYGAAAVVMAFDEEGQADNLERRKAICERAYRILVDEVGFPAEDIIFDPNVFAIATGIEEHAAYGRDFIEATRWIKQNLPGALVSGGISNVSFSFRGNNPVREAIHAVFLFHAIEAGLDMGIVNAGALVVYDQVDPELRERIEDVVLNRRPDAGERLLEIASSFNKAADAEDEAEDEWRSLPIRERITHSLVKGLDQHIEADTEILRAELFEAGRRPLEVIEGPLMDGMGVVGDLFGAGKMFLPQVVKSARVMKKAVAYLIPFIEEEKANNPELAAAKDTNGTIVTATVKGDVHDIGKNIVGVVLQCNNYEVIDLGVMVPAQKILDAAVEHDADIIGLSGLITPSLDEMVHFASEMQRQGVSLPLLIGGATTSRAHTAVKIDPKYDGPVVWVKDASRSVPVVSQLLNPTQREALMATVKDDFDALRKRHAAKHDRPMVSLADARANAPALDWSSYEPPAPANPGVTVLSDYDLAELREFIDWQPFFNAWEMKGKFPDILNNPTTGEAARKLFDDAQEMLDRVIAEKWLTANGVIGFFPANAVGDDVLVYASEERSEVLTTLHHLRQQGLHREGIPNKALSDYVAPSSTGLADHIGAFAVTAGLGAQERIMAFKEELDDYSAILLESLADRLAEAFAERLHQRVRTEFWGFVPSEDSLSNDDLIAERYQGIRPAPGYPACPEHTEKKTLWSLLDVTANTGIELTDSMAMWPGAAVSGFYFSHPESQYFVVGRLGRDQVEEYASRKGWTLREAERWLSSNLAYEPED